GCGTCCGGTCGCGTTCCACAACGCCGGTTCGTCCCGGTGCAGTTGGAGCACATTGCCCGCCTCGCCCGGCGCGACGGCCTCGCGGCCGGCCGTCAGGTCGAGCGCGGAGCGTACGAGCCCCGCCGCGTCGACATGGACACGCAGCAGCCCGTTGTCCAGCAACTGCCCGCCGCCCGCGGCGGGGCCGGCGGCGGTCACCGTGACCGGCGCCGTGGCACCCAGTGGCAGCCCGGCCGTGCCCCGGCCGAGCGCGGGAGCCTCGGCCAGTACGGCGAGCCGCCCGTCGGACAGCGGCTGACCCCGTTCCGCCGGGCCCGGGTCCACCGGCCCGTCCCGGTCGAGCACGACCACCTCGCGGCGGGCGCGCGGCCCGGCGTTGAGGACCGTGGCGCCGTCCGGCTCGCCAGCCGAGCGCCGGATCAGGCCCTCCAGCCGGCGCCCGATCTCGCGGTGCGCCCGCTCGGCCTCCTCGTGCACCCAGGCGATGGCCCCGCCCGGCAGGACATCCCGGCTCTGGTGCAGCAGCACCCGCTTCCACAGGGTGTCCAGTTCGTCGTACGGGTAGGGCACCGCGTCCCGTACGGCCGCCGTCGCCGACCACAACTCGGCCTCGCGCAGCAGCGATTCGCAGCGCCGGTTGCCCCGCTTCGTCCGGGCCTGACCGGTGTACGAGCCGTCGTGCGTCCCCGCGTACAGCTCACCGCGCCACACCGGGGCCTGCGGGTACTCGGCCAGGGCGTCCCGGAAGAAGTGCGCCGGGTGCTGGATCGCCACGCGCGGCGAGCCCTCCAGATCGGCCAGCCTGCGCGCGCGTTCCAGCATCTCCCGGGTCGGGCCCCCGCCCTCGGGGTCCGTGCCGTGCCCGGTGTCGCCGTCGTGGTCGCCGCCCTCGTTCCGGCCCTGGCCGAACGGCACCAGCGAGCGGCTGCCGCCGCCCCGGTCCGCGTACACCGTTACGGCGTCGGCCAGTTCGGGCCCGGTGAGGGCCGCGTCGCGGGGGCCCGTCGGCGGACAGTGCGTGAAGATCCGGCTGCCGTCGACGCCCTCCCACCAGAACGTGCGGTGCGGGGACGAGGCGCCGTCGGGCCCGGTCGGACCGTGCCCGAGCAGCCAGCGCGCCCCGGCCAGCGCGGCGAGCTGGGGGATCGCGGCGGACATGCCGCCGGGGCCGGGCAGCCAGACCCCGTCGGGGTCCAGGCCCAGCTCCTCCCGGTGGAAGCGCCGGCCGTGCGTGAACTGCCGTGCCAGCGACTCCCCGCCGGGCAGGTTCGCGTCCGGCTCCACCCACATGCCGCCCACGGGGACCCAGGCGCCCCGGGCGACGGCCTTGCGTACGCGTTCGAAGACATGCGGGTGCCGGTCCTTCATCCAGGCGTGCTGCTGCGCGGACGGCGCGGCGAACACCAGCTCCGGGTACTCCTCGGCGAGCGCCGCCACGCTGCTGAACACGCGGGCGCCCGCCCGGACGCTCTCGCGCGCCGGCCGCAGCCGGGCGGCTCCCGAGCGGGCGTGCCCGACGGCGGCGACGGTGTGCGCGGACCCGTGCGCGGGGCGCGCGAGCACCGGGGCCAGAACGGCGCGCGCGCCGGCGGCCGTCCCCGGGATGTCACGCGGGTCGACGGCGTCGACGGCCCGGTCCAGCGCCCGCAGGATCTCGTGCCGGCGCGGCAGTTCGGCGGGCAGCGCGCGCATCAGGCCGTACAGGACGTCGATGTCGTGGACCAACTGCCAGATGTTCTCGTCCCGTACGGCGAGATCCGCGCGGAGCAGCCGGTGCAGGGGCTCGTCGCCGGCGGTGACCGGGTCGCCGAAGCGGGACCCGGCGCCGGTCACCGCGTCGATCGCCGGATTGGCCGCGGCCTCGACCAGCAGCCGTACGGGCTCGCCGCCCCGGGCGCGTACCGCGACGGTCACCGTCCGGTGCCGGTGGCCCAGGCCCTGGAGCGGGGTGCCGTGCTCGTCGTGGACCAGCCCCTCGGCCTGCCCGCCGCCGAGGTCGATCACCGCCTCCACCCGGCACCCCGCCCAGCGTTCGGGCACCTCGGCGGAGAAGCGGAACCAACTGGTGGACCAGGGGCCGCCGCCCCAGCGCTCGCCGACGACGAACGGCTCGTACCCGGCGCGCAGCGCCACGTCGACGGGGACCGGCTCACCGGGGATGTGCCAGGCGCCGATGTCCAGGGGGAGCCGCCCGGTGTAAAGCGCGGGACGCAGCCGCCGGTCGAGGAAATGGGCGGCGCGCGCCTCTCCGGACGTCCTTCGGTCATGCATGGGCGGCCTCCTGTCCAGCCAGTGAACGCCATGTAAAACCAAGAGTGTTATCAAGTCAACGCCGGTCCGGATCGCTTCTGCATTCCTGGTGGTGAGGGCCTTTCCGGCGCATTGTCAGTCGATTTCCCGCCCACGGAGTTCTCTTCGTGGACAATAAGTGTCCTGACATTCGCGCAATCAGAACGGCGGAACGAAAGAGAGTGCGGAGAAACGAAGAAAGGGACACGAACGGCAGGAGCGCCGGGGCCCTCCTGCCGTTCCCGCCCTTACGCCGGCCCCGCGCCGGGCTCAGTGCCGTACGGCCTCCGGCCTCCCGCAGTCGCCGGCGACCGGCAGCCAGACCCCGTCGCGTGCCGCGTCGAGCAGCGTCAGCATGACGTCCAGGACATGGCGGGCGAGTTCGCCGGACGCCCGGTGCGGACGGTCCTCGGCCAGCGCGGTCGCCAGATCGGCGAGCCCGGTGCCGCGCCCGGCGTTCCGGTAGCCGCCCGACACCGGCAGCGGCTCCCACCCGCCGCCCGCCCGGTGGAGGTCGACCGGCCCGTCGAAGCCGTTCGGGTCGGGGAGGGACAGCGACCCCTCGGTGCCGTGCACCTCGATGCGCGGAAGCCGCGCCGCGTGGATGTCGAAGCTCATGACCAGCGTCGTCAGCGCGCCGCCCGTGTGTTCCAGCAGCCCCGTGACATGGGTGTCCACCTCGGACGTGAAGCGTTCACCGGCCCGGGGCCCGCCGCCGACGACCCGTTCGGGGCGCGGCCGGGACGCGGCGCCGGTGACCCGGCCGACGGGCCCGAGCAGATGGACGAGCGTGGAGAGGTAGTACGGGCCCATGTCGAGCAGCGGTCCGCCGCCGGGCAGATAGTAGAACTCCGGGGCGGGATGCCACCGTTCATGCCCGGGGGTGGTCATGAACGCGGTCGCGGCGACCGGGGTGCCGATGAGCCCGTCGTCCACCGCGCGGCGCGCGGTCTGCACGCCCGTGCCGAGCACGGTGTCCGGCGCGCAGCCGATCCGCAGCCCCCGGCCGGCCGCCAGCGCGAGCAGACCGGCGGCCTCCTCACGGGTCGTGGCCAGCGGCTTCTCCCCGTACACGTGCTTGCCCGCGTCCAGCGCGGCCCGTGCCACCTCGGCGTGCACGGCGGGCAGTGTCAGGTTGAGTACGGCGTCGACGTCGGGGCGCGCGAGAAGTTCGGCGGCCGTGGCGGCGACGGCGACGCCCGGCATCCGCGCGGCGACCGCCTCGGCGCGCGCCGGGTCCAGGTCGGTGACGGCGGTCAGCCGGACGCCGTCGAGCCGTTCCAGGGTGGTCAGGTACTGGCCGCTGATCGCGCCCGCGCCGACCATGCCGATCCTCAGCGGCTCGCCCACAGCAGCCCCCTCTCGGTCAGGGTCCGGACCTCCGGCACGTCGAAGTCGTCCGGTTTGTGGCCGATGGTGGAGACGAACACCCGGCCCGCGCCCCAGGTCCTGGTCCAGACGGCGGGCATCGTGACCGGCCGGGACCGGTCCTCGTCCGCCTCGAACCCGATGGTCGCGAGCGTGTCGATCAGCGGGTCGGTGAGGGTCCAGTAGCGCTCGGTGTGCACCTGGAAGTCGGCCAGCCCGCCGACGACGGGATGGTCCGCGTGCTCCGGGAGGATGCGCACGGTGTGGTCGCTGAAGCCCGGTGGATGCGTCAGGAACTGTCCGCCGGTGAGGAGTTGGTAGCCGACGCTGCCGCGGAAGGAGTCGACGACACCGCCGTGCCAGCCCGCGAAGCCCGTGCCCGCCCGGAC
Above is a window of Streptomyces sp. NBC_01498 DNA encoding:
- a CDS encoding alpha-mannosidase; the protein is MHDRRTSGEARAAHFLDRRLRPALYTGRLPLDIGAWHIPGEPVPVDVALRAGYEPFVVGERWGGGPWSTSWFRFSAEVPERWAGCRVEAVIDLGGGQAEGLVHDEHGTPLQGLGHRHRTVTVAVRARGGEPVRLLVEAAANPAIDAVTGAGSRFGDPVTAGDEPLHRLLRADLAVRDENIWQLVHDIDVLYGLMRALPAELPRRHEILRALDRAVDAVDPRDIPGTAAGARAVLAPVLARPAHGSAHTVAAVGHARSGAARLRPARESVRAGARVFSSVAALAEEYPELVFAAPSAQQHAWMKDRHPHVFERVRKAVARGAWVPVGGMWVEPDANLPGGESLARQFTHGRRFHREELGLDPDGVWLPGPGGMSAAIPQLAALAGARWLLGHGPTGPDGASSPHRTFWWEGVDGSRIFTHCPPTGPRDAALTGPELADAVTVYADRGGGSRSLVPFGQGRNEGGDHDGDTGHGTDPEGGGPTREMLERARRLADLEGSPRVAIQHPAHFFRDALAEYPQAPVWRGELYAGTHDGSYTGQARTKRGNRRCESLLREAELWSATAAVRDAVPYPYDELDTLWKRVLLHQSRDVLPGGAIAWVHEEAERAHREIGRRLEGLIRRSAGEPDGATVLNAGPRARREVVVLDRDGPVDPGPAERGQPLSDGRLAVLAEAPALGRGTAGLPLGATAPVTVTAAGPAAGGGQLLDNGLLRVHVDAAGLVRSALDLTAGREAVAPGEAGNVLQLHRDEPALWNATGRDAPHREAGHPARRDLTTAMSVEVTDAGPLLARIRVERGTGRSTVTQWLTLTAGSRALAVDTEVDWREQDTLLKAAWPLDVHADHSRGEIQYGHVERPTHENTGRDGARREQWAHRWIQVGEHGWGVALASDATYGYDVSRHTRADAGTTTLVRLSLLRAAHGPDPHADRGPQCFRHTLRPGAGVEDAISEGYALNLPLRPGPSPAAGAVEPLVAVTGADVVVEAVKLADDRSGDVVVRLYESRGGRARTTLTAGFPVTAVHETDLLEDPLTERAHEGRSVALTLRPFQILTLRLAPGGGPKGGAGG
- a CDS encoding Gfo/Idh/MocA family protein, whose product is MGEPLRIGMVGAGAISGQYLTTLERLDGVRLTAVTDLDPARAEAVAARMPGVAVAATAAELLARPDVDAVLNLTLPAVHAEVARAALDAGKHVYGEKPLATTREEAAGLLALAAGRGLRIGCAPDTVLGTGVQTARRAVDDGLIGTPVAATAFMTTPGHERWHPAPEFYYLPGGGPLLDMGPYYLSTLVHLLGPVGRVTGAASRPRPERVVGGGPRAGERFTSEVDTHVTGLLEHTGGALTTLVMSFDIHAARLPRIEVHGTEGSLSLPDPNGFDGPVDLHRAGGGWEPLPVSGGYRNAGRGTGLADLATALAEDRPHRASGELARHVLDVMLTLLDAARDGVWLPVAGDCGRPEAVRH
- a CDS encoding ThuA domain-containing protein — encoded protein: MTDTTPGPPPVPGPRRALVVRGGWEGHLPVTVTDLFLPFLRERGYTVETADTLDVYTDAPLLAATDLIVQCWTMGEISQEQCDGLVSAVRAGTGFAGWHGGVVDSFRGSVGYQLLTGGQFLTHPPGFSDHTVRILPEHADHPVVGGLADFQVHTERYWTLTDPLIDTLATIGFEADEDRSRPVTMPAVWTRTWGAGRVFVSTIGHKPDDFDVPEVRTLTERGLLWASR